In Streptomyces sp. NBC_00704, a genomic segment contains:
- a CDS encoding glucarate dehydratase family protein: MSPDLTITDVRLTPILVADPPLLNTQGVHQPYTPRLIVEVVTAAGITGVGETYGDTKYLELARPFAQRLTGRQVSDVNGLFAIADDVGVDGSRISSQVDVGGLRGVQTADKLRLSVVSAFEVACLDALGKALGLPVHALLGGKVRDAVEYSAYLFYKWAAHPDGVPAEKDDWGAALDPASVVEQARRFKERHGFTSFKLKGGVFPPDEEIAAVRALADAFPGHPLRLDPNGAWSVDTSLRVARDIGHLLEYLEDPALGTPAMAEVAARTDVPLATNMCVTTFAEIKEAFARDAVQVVLSDHHYWGGLRNTRELAAVCRTFGVAVSMHSNTHLGISLAAMTHVAATVPDLRHACDSHYPWQSEDVLTERLVFDDGRVAVSDAPGLGVELDRDRLDLLHRRWLDDDGALRERDDAAAMRVAEPGWVTPAVPRW, from the coding sequence GTGAGCCCCGACCTCACGATCACCGACGTCCGCCTCACCCCGATCCTGGTCGCCGACCCGCCCCTGCTCAACACCCAGGGCGTCCACCAGCCCTACACCCCCCGCCTGATCGTCGAGGTCGTCACCGCGGCCGGGATCACCGGCGTCGGCGAGACCTACGGCGACACCAAGTACCTCGAACTCGCCCGCCCCTTCGCCCAACGCCTGACAGGACGCCAGGTCAGCGATGTGAACGGCCTGTTCGCGATCGCCGACGACGTCGGCGTCGACGGATCCCGGATCTCCTCCCAGGTCGACGTCGGCGGACTGCGCGGCGTGCAGACCGCCGACAAACTGCGCCTGTCCGTCGTCTCCGCCTTCGAGGTCGCCTGCCTCGACGCCCTCGGCAAGGCACTCGGCCTGCCCGTGCACGCCCTGCTCGGCGGCAAGGTGCGCGACGCCGTCGAGTACAGCGCCTACCTCTTCTACAAATGGGCCGCCCACCCCGACGGCGTCCCCGCCGAGAAGGACGACTGGGGCGCCGCCCTCGACCCGGCCTCCGTGGTCGAGCAGGCCCGCCGCTTCAAGGAGCGCCACGGCTTCACCTCCTTCAAGCTCAAGGGCGGCGTCTTCCCGCCCGACGAGGAGATCGCCGCCGTCCGCGCCCTCGCCGACGCCTTCCCCGGCCACCCCCTGCGCCTCGACCCCAACGGCGCCTGGTCCGTGGACACCTCGCTGCGCGTCGCCCGCGACATCGGCCACCTCCTCGAATACCTGGAGGACCCCGCACTCGGCACCCCGGCCATGGCCGAGGTCGCCGCCCGCACCGACGTGCCGCTCGCCACCAACATGTGCGTCACCACGTTCGCCGAGATCAAGGAGGCCTTCGCCCGCGACGCCGTCCAGGTCGTCCTCTCCGACCACCACTACTGGGGCGGACTGCGCAACACCCGCGAACTCGCCGCCGTCTGCCGCACGTTCGGCGTGGCCGTCTCCATGCACTCCAACACCCACCTCGGGATCTCACTGGCCGCGATGACCCACGTCGCCGCCACCGTCCCCGACCTCCGCCACGCCTGCGACTCCCACTACCCCTGGCAGTCCGAGGACGTCCTCACCGAACGGCTCGTCTTCGACGACGGCAGGGTCGCCGTCTCCGACGCGCCCGGCCTCGGCGTCGAACTCGACCGCGACCGGCTCGACCTCCTCCACCGCCGCTGGCTGGACGACGACGGCGCGCTGCGCGAACGCGACGACGCCGCCGCCATGCGCGTCGCCGAACCCGGATGGGTCACCCCCGCCGTCCCCCGCTGGTGA
- a CDS encoding ribonuclease Z encodes MSVRELVVLGTASQVPTRHRNHNGYFLRWDGEGILFDPGEGTQRQMVRAGVAAHDIHRICVTHFHGDHSLGLAGVIQRINLDRVPHPVTAHYPRSGQRFFERLRYSTAYRETVGVTEAPVDGDGVLATASSYRLEAALLSHPVESYGYRLVEPDGRRMLPELLAAHGVRGPDVGRIQREGSVGGVSLDDVSEVRRGQRFAFVMDTRLCEGVHALAEGADLLVVESTFLDEDERLAVDHGHLTAGQAARAARDAGVRHLVLTHFSQRYSEPAEFERQARAAGFEGELTVAHDLQRVPVPKRS; translated from the coding sequence GTGTCCGTACGCGAACTCGTCGTCCTCGGCACCGCCAGCCAGGTCCCCACCCGGCACCGCAACCACAACGGCTACTTCCTGCGCTGGGACGGCGAGGGCATCCTCTTCGACCCGGGCGAGGGCACTCAGCGCCAGATGGTGCGCGCCGGCGTCGCCGCGCACGACATCCACCGGATCTGCGTCACCCACTTCCACGGCGACCACTCCCTCGGCCTGGCCGGGGTCATCCAGCGGATCAACCTCGACCGGGTCCCGCACCCGGTCACCGCGCACTACCCGCGCTCCGGGCAGCGCTTCTTCGAGCGGCTGCGCTACTCCACCGCCTACCGCGAGACCGTCGGCGTCACCGAGGCCCCGGTGGACGGCGACGGCGTCCTGGCGACCGCCTCCTCCTACCGCCTGGAGGCCGCCCTGCTCTCGCACCCCGTCGAGTCCTACGGCTACCGGCTCGTCGAGCCCGACGGGCGCCGCATGCTGCCCGAGCTGCTGGCCGCGCACGGCGTGCGGGGGCCGGACGTGGGCCGGATCCAGCGGGAGGGCTCGGTCGGCGGGGTGTCGCTCGACGACGTCAGCGAGGTGCGCCGCGGACAGCGGTTCGCGTTCGTCATGGACACCCGGCTCTGCGAGGGGGTGCACGCCCTCGCCGAGGGCGCCGACCTGCTCGTCGTCGAGTCGACCTTCCTCGACGAGGACGAGCGGCTCGCCGTCGACCACGGGCACCTGACCGCCGGTCAGGCGGCCCGGGCGGCACGGGACGCGGGAGTGCGGCACCTCGTCCTCACGCACTTCAGCCAGCGCTACTCCGAGCCCGCGGAGTTCGAGCGGCAGGCGCGGGCCGCCGGCTTCGAGGGAGAACTGACCGTGGCGCACGACCTCCAACGAGTGCCGGTTCCGAAACGCAGCTGA
- a CDS encoding MmcQ/YjbR family DNA-binding protein: MTPQELRSFCLSFNAVTEEFPFRPEIPVFKVLGRMFALSWAGERPLKVNLKCDPEDAVRLRADHPDLIGPGYHMNKRHWNTVTVDGGLPDRLVRELIEDSYDLVVAGLPRAERLRLDRS, translated from the coding sequence GTGACGCCCCAGGAGCTGCGGTCCTTCTGTCTGTCCTTCAACGCGGTGACCGAGGAGTTCCCCTTCCGCCCGGAGATCCCGGTCTTCAAGGTCCTGGGCAGGATGTTCGCGCTGAGCTGGGCGGGCGAGCGGCCGCTGAAGGTCAACCTCAAGTGCGATCCCGAGGACGCGGTGCGGCTGCGCGCGGACCATCCGGACCTGATCGGCCCCGGCTACCACATGAACAAACGCCACTGGAACACCGTCACGGTCGACGGCGGCCTCCCGGACCGGCTGGTCAGGGAGCTGATCGAGGACTCCTACGACCTGGTGGTGGCGGGTCTGCCGCGGGCCGAGCGGCTGCGCCTGGACCGGTCGTGA
- a CDS encoding IclR family transcriptional regulator yields MSETGGVREVKSAARTVELLELLAARADRPARLQELADELGVPRSSMYALLQTLVGRGWVRTDVTGSLYGIGIHALLTGTGYLDSDPRVRLVRPFLDEASESLGETIHLGRLDGRGVAYLATRESHEYRRTLSRVGRRLPAHAGALGKALLAERPDGELPEGPYEALTPHTRTSREALLADLAEVRARGHSVDREEGVPGIVGFGFALRYDVPAQDAISCSVPVSRLTPGHEERIVAVMREIRAAIESTAPDSAGGADWR; encoded by the coding sequence ATGTCGGAGACAGGGGGCGTGCGCGAGGTGAAGTCCGCGGCGCGCACGGTCGAGCTGCTGGAACTGCTCGCGGCGCGCGCGGACCGGCCCGCGCGGCTCCAGGAGCTGGCCGACGAGCTGGGGGTGCCGCGCAGCTCGATGTACGCGCTCCTCCAGACCCTGGTCGGCCGGGGCTGGGTGCGCACGGACGTCACCGGCTCGCTCTACGGCATCGGCATCCACGCCCTGCTGACCGGCACCGGCTACCTCGACTCCGATCCGCGCGTGCGCCTGGTGCGGCCCTTCCTCGACGAGGCGTCCGAGTCGCTGGGCGAGACGATCCACCTCGGGCGGCTCGACGGCCGGGGGGTGGCCTATCTGGCGACGCGCGAGTCGCACGAATACCGGCGCACGCTCAGCCGGGTCGGACGGCGGCTGCCCGCGCACGCCGGCGCGCTCGGCAAGGCGCTGCTGGCGGAGCGGCCGGACGGCGAGCTGCCCGAGGGGCCCTACGAGGCGCTCACCCCGCACACCCGCACCAGCCGGGAGGCGCTGCTGGCCGACCTCGCCGAGGTGCGGGCGCGCGGCCACTCCGTGGACCGCGAGGAGGGCGTCCCCGGCATCGTGGGTTTCGGCTTCGCCCTGCGCTACGACGTCCCCGCCCAGGACGCGATCAGCTGCTCGGTGCCGGTGTCCCGGCTGACGCCCGGACACGAGGAGCGGATCGTCGCGGTGATGCGGGAGATCAGGGCCGCGATCGAGTCGACGGCGCCCGACTCCGCCGGCGGCGCGGACTGGCGATAG
- a CDS encoding histidine triad nucleotide-binding protein, whose protein sequence is MAGEPQDDCLFCKIVSGTIPATIVRETGTTVAFRDINPQAPTHVLVIPKAHYQDAAALAAEAPELAADVLRETREVAREEKLESYRTVFNTGAGAGQTVWHAHAHVLGGRGLHWPPG, encoded by the coding sequence ATGGCAGGGGAACCGCAGGACGACTGCCTGTTCTGCAAGATCGTCTCGGGGACGATCCCCGCGACGATCGTGCGGGAGACCGGCACGACCGTCGCCTTCCGGGACATCAACCCGCAGGCGCCCACCCACGTCCTGGTGATCCCGAAGGCGCACTACCAGGACGCCGCGGCCCTCGCCGCCGAGGCCCCCGAACTCGCCGCCGACGTGCTGCGCGAGACCCGTGAGGTCGCGCGGGAGGAGAAGCTGGAGAGCTACCGCACCGTCTTCAACACCGGCGCCGGCGCCGGGCAGACGGTCTGGCACGCCCACGCGCACGTCCTCGGCGGCCGCGGCCTGCACTGGCCCCCCGGATAG
- a CDS encoding adenosine deaminase — translation MPIPKAELHLHIEGTLEPELAFELAARNGVALPYADTEALREAYRFEDLQSFLNLYYELMAVLRTERDFEDLANAYLARAAAQGVRHAEIFFDPQAHLARGVGMGTVVEGLWRALGRSEDVHGVSTRLILCFLRDETAESALETLDAAKPYLDRITGVGLDSAEVGHPPAKFREVYAAAAALGLRRVAHAGEEGPPRYITEALDVLGVERVDHGLRCMEDPALVERLVRERIPLTLCPLSNVRLRTVDVLAEHPLPAMLDAGLVCTVNSDDPAYFGGYAGDNFDAVRASLGLSEERLRELARNSFVASFLEDDEERRARCLAEVDAYTF, via the coding sequence ATGCCCATCCCCAAAGCTGAACTGCACCTGCACATCGAAGGCACCCTGGAGCCCGAGCTGGCCTTCGAGCTGGCCGCCCGCAACGGGGTCGCGCTGCCGTACGCCGACACCGAGGCGCTCCGGGAGGCGTACCGGTTCGAGGACCTGCAGTCCTTCCTGAACCTGTACTACGAGCTGATGGCGGTGCTGCGCACCGAGCGGGACTTCGAGGACCTCGCGAACGCCTACCTGGCCCGGGCGGCCGCCCAGGGCGTGCGGCACGCCGAGATCTTCTTCGACCCGCAGGCCCACCTCGCGCGGGGCGTCGGCATGGGCACGGTCGTGGAGGGGCTGTGGCGGGCGCTGGGCCGCAGCGAGGACGTCCACGGCGTCTCCACCCGGCTGATCCTGTGCTTCCTGCGCGACGAGACCGCCGAGTCGGCGCTGGAGACGCTGGACGCGGCGAAGCCCTACCTCGACCGGATCACCGGCGTCGGGCTGGACTCCGCCGAGGTCGGGCATCCGCCGGCGAAGTTCCGCGAGGTGTACGCGGCGGCGGCCGCGCTCGGGCTGCGGCGGGTGGCGCACGCCGGCGAGGAGGGGCCGCCGCGCTACATCACCGAGGCGCTGGACGTCCTCGGCGTCGAGCGCGTCGACCACGGCCTGCGCTGCATGGAGGACCCGGCGCTGGTGGAGCGGCTGGTGCGGGAGCGGATCCCGCTGACCCTGTGCCCGCTGTCCAACGTCCGGCTGCGCACCGTCGACGTCCTCGCCGAACACCCGCTGCCGGCCATGCTCGACGCGGGGCTCGTCTGCACCGTCAACTCCGACGACCCCGCCTACTTCGGCGGCTACGCGGGCGACAACTTCGACGCCGTCCGCGCGAGCCTCGGCCTGAGCGAGGAGCGGCTGCGCGAACTGGCCCGCAACTCCTTCGTCGCCTCCTTCCTGGAGGACGACGAGGAGCGCCGGGCCCGGTGTCTCGCCGAGGTCGACGCCTACACCTTCTGA
- a CDS encoding cytidine deaminase, whose translation MTDSNALDPEDRKIVTLARSARARNGVPEGAAVRDDTGRTYVAATVELPSLRLSALRTAVAMAVASGAGSLEAAAVVTSSEEAAEDDLAAVRDLGGPGTPVLLAAPDGTVRHTLSAG comes from the coding sequence ATGACCGACAGCAACGCGCTCGACCCCGAGGACCGCAAGATCGTCACCCTGGCCCGTTCCGCGCGGGCCCGCAACGGCGTGCCAGAGGGCGCCGCCGTGCGGGACGACACGGGACGCACCTATGTCGCCGCGACGGTGGAGCTGCCGTCCCTGCGGCTGAGCGCGCTGCGGACGGCGGTGGCGATGGCGGTGGCGTCCGGCGCGGGGTCGCTGGAGGCGGCGGCGGTGGTGACGTCGTCGGAGGAGGCGGCCGAGGACGATCTCGCCGCCGTGCGCGATCTCGGCGGCCCGGGAACCCCGGTCCTGCTCGCCGCACCGGACGGCACGGTCCGCCACACCCTCTCGGCGGGCTGA
- a CDS encoding PhoH family protein yields the protein MTETPTAQTPAQGKARAQFTVPAQHPMVTVLGSGDSLLRVIETAFPAADIHVRGNEISATGDVREVALIQRLFDEMMLVLRTGQPMTEDAVERSIAMLRASENGTSDGQETPAEVLTQNILSSRGRTIRPKTLNQKRYVDAIDKHTIVFGIGPAGTGKTYLAMAKAVQALQSKQVNRIILTRPAVEAGERLGFLPGTLYEKIDPYLRPLYDALHDMLDPDSIPKLMAAGTIEVAPLAYMRGRTLNDAFIILDEAQNTSPEQMKMFLTRLGFDSKIVITGDVTQVDLPGGAKSGLRQVQDILEGVDDVHFSRLSSQDVVRHKLVGRIVDAYEKYDSDNGTENGAHKGGRTKRK from the coding sequence ATGACTGAGACACCCACAGCTCAGACGCCCGCGCAGGGCAAGGCGAGAGCACAGTTCACCGTTCCCGCCCAGCACCCCATGGTGACCGTGCTGGGATCCGGCGACTCCCTCCTGCGCGTGATCGAGACGGCCTTCCCGGCGGCCGACATCCACGTCCGGGGCAACGAGATCAGCGCGACCGGCGACGTGCGGGAAGTCGCCCTCATCCAGCGCCTGTTCGACGAGATGATGCTGGTGCTCCGCACCGGGCAGCCGATGACGGAGGACGCAGTGGAACGCTCGATCGCCATGCTGCGGGCGAGTGAGAACGGGACGAGTGACGGCCAGGAGACCCCGGCCGAGGTTCTGACGCAGAACATCCTGTCCTCACGCGGCCGCACCATCAGACCCAAGACCCTCAACCAGAAGCGGTACGTCGACGCGATCGACAAGCACACGATCGTCTTCGGCATCGGCCCCGCGGGCACCGGCAAGACCTACCTGGCCATGGCCAAGGCGGTCCAGGCCCTCCAGTCCAAGCAGGTCAACCGCATCATCCTGACCCGCCCCGCGGTCGAGGCCGGCGAACGCCTCGGCTTCCTCCCCGGCACCCTGTACGAGAAGATCGACCCCTACCTGCGTCCCCTGTACGACGCCCTGCACGACATGCTGGACCCGGACTCGATCCCGAAGCTGATGGCGGCGGGCACCATCGAGGTCGCGCCGCTGGCGTACATGAGGGGTCGCACGCTCAATGACGCCTTCATCATCCTGGACGAGGCCCAGAACACGAGCCCCGAGCAGATGAAGATGTTCCTCACCCGGCTCGGCTTCGACTCGAAGATCGTGATCACCGGCGACGTCACGCAGGTCGACCTGCCGGGCGGCGCCAAGTCGGGTCTGCGGCAGGTCCAGGACATCCTCGAAGGCGTCGACGACGTCCACTTCTCCCGCCTGTCGTCCCAGGACGTCGTCCGGCACAAGCTGGTCGGCCGTATCGTCGACGCGTACGAGAAGTACGACAGCGACAACGGTACGGAGAACGGCGCCCACAAGGGCGGCCGCACCAAGCGGAAGTAG
- the ybeY gene encoding rRNA maturation RNase YbeY, whose product MSIDVNNESGTEVDEQAILDIARYALARMRIHPLSELSVIVVDADAMEQLHIQWMDLPGPTDVMSFPMDELRPPSKDDDEPPQGLLGDIVLCPEVAERQGKEAPTEHSMDEELQLLTVHGVLHLLGYDHEEPDEKAEMFGLQAAIVDGWRAEKGMTGPSPAPTVS is encoded by the coding sequence ATGTCGATCGACGTCAACAACGAGTCCGGAACCGAGGTCGACGAGCAGGCGATCCTCGACATCGCCCGCTACGCCCTCGCGCGGATGCGCATCCACCCGCTCTCCGAGCTGTCGGTGATCGTCGTGGACGCCGACGCCATGGAGCAGCTGCACATCCAGTGGATGGACCTGCCCGGCCCGACGGACGTCATGTCCTTCCCGATGGACGAGCTGCGGCCGCCGTCCAAGGACGACGACGAGCCCCCGCAGGGCCTCCTCGGCGACATCGTGCTGTGTCCCGAGGTCGCCGAGCGGCAGGGCAAGGAGGCGCCCACGGAGCACTCCATGGACGAGGAGCTGCAACTGCTCACCGTCCACGGAGTGCTGCACCTCCTCGGCTACGACCACGAGGAGCCCGACGAGAAGGCCGAGATGTTCGGCCTTCAGGCCGCCATCGTGGACGGCTGGCGTGCGGAGAAGGGTATGACCGGTCCCTCCCCGGCCCCGACCGTCTCATGA
- a CDS encoding carbohydrate kinase family protein, whose amino-acid sequence MTASYASAGEGHHHRTGQHRPAARVDPLAARRAPDDPPWDVYLTGDVFLDIVFTGLDSAPVRGTESWARGMGSSPGGVANMATALARLGLRTSLAAAFGDDHYGEYCWDALEHGEGIDLSTSRTVPGWHSSVTVSMAYEGERTMVSHGHEPPPEEPAPEFPPHARAAVASLTPGRSAPWIAQAASRGTRVFADVGWDDTGAWDLAGLTDLAHCEAFLPNAEEAMRYTGATCPRAAAHALTAHVPLAVVTLGADGAYAVDRRTGESAEVPAIAVEALDPTGAGDVFVAGFVTGTLADWPLADRLAFAGLTAALSVQEFGGSLSAPGWSEIAAWWSKVQSVRGQDPEALRRYAFLDRLLPELLPKTRDTAPWPLRRAVPTIGFGRSA is encoded by the coding sequence GTGACCGCGTCATACGCGTCCGCCGGAGAGGGACACCACCACCGCACCGGCCAGCACCGCCCGGCCGCCCGGGTCGACCCGCTGGCCGCCCGACGCGCCCCCGACGATCCGCCCTGGGACGTCTACCTCACCGGTGACGTCTTCCTCGACATCGTCTTCACCGGCCTCGACTCCGCCCCCGTGCGCGGCACCGAGTCCTGGGCGCGCGGCATGGGATCGAGTCCCGGCGGCGTCGCCAACATGGCCACCGCCCTCGCCCGCCTCGGCCTGCGCACCTCCCTCGCCGCCGCCTTCGGCGACGACCACTACGGCGAGTACTGCTGGGACGCCCTCGAACACGGCGAGGGCATCGACCTCAGCACCTCGCGCACGGTCCCCGGCTGGCACTCCTCCGTCACCGTCTCCATGGCCTACGAGGGCGAGCGCACCATGGTCTCGCACGGCCACGAACCGCCCCCCGAGGAACCCGCGCCCGAGTTCCCCCCGCACGCCCGCGCCGCCGTCGCCTCCCTCACCCCCGGCCGCAGCGCCCCCTGGATCGCCCAGGCGGCGAGCCGCGGCACCCGCGTCTTCGCCGACGTCGGCTGGGACGACACCGGCGCCTGGGACCTGGCCGGCCTCACCGACCTCGCGCACTGCGAGGCCTTCCTGCCGAACGCGGAGGAGGCCATGCGCTACACCGGCGCCACCTGCCCCCGCGCCGCCGCCCACGCCCTCACCGCCCATGTGCCGCTCGCCGTCGTCACGCTCGGCGCGGACGGCGCGTACGCCGTCGACCGGCGCACCGGCGAGTCCGCCGAGGTCCCGGCCATCGCCGTCGAGGCCCTCGACCCCACCGGCGCCGGTGACGTCTTCGTGGCCGGCTTCGTCACCGGCACCCTGGCCGACTGGCCGCTCGCCGACCGCCTCGCCTTCGCCGGCCTCACCGCCGCCCTCTCCGTCCAGGAGTTCGGCGGCTCCCTCTCCGCCCCCGGCTGGTCCGAGATCGCCGCCTGGTGGAGCAAGGTCCAGTCGGTGCGGGGCCAGGACCCCGAGGCGCTGCGACGGTACGCCTTCCTGGACCGCCTGCTGCCTGAACTCCTCCCGAAGACGCGGGACACCGCCCCCTGGCCGCTGCGCCGGGCCGTTCCCACGATCGGTTTCGGCCGCTCGGCATGA
- a CDS encoding hemolysin family protein → MSPTLVAGAIALVVVAWLAACAEAGLARVSSFRAEEAVRSGRRGSAKLAQIAADPTRYLNVALLVRVACEMAAAALVTYACLRQIDGTAPALLAAIGVMVLVSYVAVGVSPRTIGRQHPLNTATAAAYVLLPLARIMGPIPSLLILIGNALTPGKGFRRGPFASEAELRALVDLAEKESLIEDDERRMVHSVFELGDTLVREVMVPRTDLVVIERFKTIRQALTLALRSGFSRIPVTGENEDDVVGIVYLKDLVRKTHISRDAEGELVSTAMRPAAFVPDTKNAGDLLREMQQDRNHVAVVIDEYGGTAGIVTIEDILEEIVGEITDEYDRELPPVEELGGDRYRVTARLDITDLGELYGLEEYDDEDVETVGGLLAKALGRVPIAGASSEVELPDGRKLRLTAEAAAGRRNKIVTVLVEPVDPVDPPQEETSPE, encoded by the coding sequence ATGAGCCCCACCCTCGTCGCCGGCGCCATCGCCCTGGTCGTCGTCGCCTGGCTCGCCGCCTGCGCGGAGGCGGGCCTCGCGCGCGTCTCCAGCTTCCGCGCCGAGGAGGCCGTGCGCTCCGGGCGGCGGGGCAGCGCCAAGCTCGCGCAGATCGCCGCCGACCCGACCCGCTACCTCAACGTGGCGCTGCTGGTCCGGGTGGCGTGCGAGATGGCGGCCGCGGCACTGGTCACCTACGCCTGCCTGCGGCAGATCGACGGCACCGCCCCGGCGCTGCTCGCGGCGATCGGCGTGATGGTCCTCGTCTCGTACGTCGCCGTCGGCGTGTCCCCGCGGACCATCGGCCGCCAGCATCCGCTGAACACCGCGACGGCGGCCGCGTACGTGCTGCTCCCGCTGGCCCGGATCATGGGCCCGATCCCGTCGCTGCTGATCCTCATCGGCAACGCGCTGACCCCCGGCAAGGGCTTCCGCCGCGGCCCTTTCGCCTCCGAGGCGGAGCTGCGCGCGCTGGTCGACCTGGCCGAGAAGGAGTCGCTGATCGAGGACGACGAGCGCCGCATGGTGCACTCCGTCTTCGAGCTGGGCGACACCCTGGTGCGCGAGGTCATGGTCCCGCGCACCGACCTCGTGGTCATCGAGCGGTTCAAGACCATCCGCCAGGCCCTGACCCTCGCCCTGCGCTCCGGGTTCTCCCGGATACCGGTGACCGGCGAGAACGAGGACGACGTCGTCGGCATCGTGTATCTGAAGGACCTGGTCCGCAAGACGCACATCAGCCGCGACGCCGAGGGCGAGCTGGTGTCGACGGCGATGCGGCCCGCCGCGTTCGTGCCGGACACCAAGAACGCCGGCGACCTGCTGCGGGAGATGCAGCAGGACCGCAACCACGTCGCCGTCGTCATCGACGAGTACGGCGGCACGGCCGGCATCGTCACCATCGAGGACATCCTGGAGGAGATCGTCGGCGAGATCACCGACGAGTACGACCGCGAGCTGCCGCCGGTGGAGGAGCTGGGCGGCGACCGCTACCGGGTCACCGCCCGTCTCGACATCACCGACCTGGGCGAGCTGTACGGCCTGGAGGAGTACGACGACGAGGACGTGGAGACCGTCGGCGGACTGCTGGCCAAGGCCCTGGGCCGGGTGCCGATCGCCGGGGCGTCCTCCGAGGTGGAGCTGCCCGACGGGCGCAAGCTGCGGCTGACGGCGGAGGCCGCGGCCGGCCGCCGCAACAAGATCGTGACGGTGCTGGTGGAGCCGGTCGATCCGGTGGATCCGCCGCAGGAGGAGACGAGTCCCGAGTGA
- a CDS encoding 5-dehydro-4-deoxyglucarate dehydratase: MARVTLERDATDEPVRDTVRRLRDGMARGVLSFPLTSFHDDGSLDPDGFRAHVAAQIATAPGALFPACGTGEFFSLDEDEYRQVVTVAVEEAGGRLPVVAGVGYGWAQAARFARIAEEAGADALLVLPHYLVAAPQDGLVAQLEQLAARTRLPLIAYQRGQVAYTAASLRRIARIPNVIGLKDGHSDLDRLQRLTLAAPDGFLFFNGAATAEVQARAYAAVGVPAYSSAVHAFAPEIADAFFTALRDGDGAHGKPVERLLRDFYVPLVELRDRVPGYAVSLVKAAARLRGRPVGPVRAPLTEPSPADLADLGALLETGLDLVGATL, encoded by the coding sequence ATGGCGAGGGTGACCCTCGAAAGAGACGCGACCGACGAGCCGGTCCGCGACACGGTCCGGCGCCTGCGGGACGGCATGGCCCGCGGGGTCCTGTCCTTCCCGCTCACCAGCTTCCACGACGACGGCTCCCTCGACCCCGACGGCTTCCGCGCCCATGTCGCGGCCCAGATCGCCACCGCCCCCGGCGCCCTCTTCCCCGCCTGCGGCACCGGAGAGTTCTTCTCCCTCGACGAGGACGAGTACCGGCAGGTCGTCACGGTCGCCGTCGAGGAGGCCGGCGGCCGCCTCCCCGTCGTCGCCGGCGTCGGCTACGGCTGGGCCCAGGCCGCCCGCTTCGCCCGCATCGCCGAAGAGGCCGGCGCCGACGCCCTCCTCGTCCTGCCGCACTACCTCGTCGCCGCCCCGCAGGACGGCCTCGTCGCCCAGCTGGAGCAGCTCGCCGCCCGCACCCGGCTGCCCCTCATCGCCTACCAGCGCGGCCAGGTCGCCTACACCGCCGCGTCCCTGAGACGCATCGCCCGCATCCCGAACGTCATCGGCCTCAAGGACGGCCACAGCGACCTCGACCGGCTCCAGCGCCTCACCCTCGCCGCCCCGGACGGCTTCCTCTTCTTCAACGGCGCCGCCACCGCCGAGGTCCAGGCCCGCGCCTACGCCGCCGTCGGCGTCCCCGCCTACTCCTCCGCCGTCCACGCCTTCGCCCCCGAGATCGCCGACGCCTTCTTCACCGCCCTGCGCGACGGCGACGGCGCCCACGGCAAGCCGGTGGAACGGCTGCTGCGCGACTTCTACGTCCCCCTCGTCGAACTCCGCGACCGCGTGCCCGGCTACGCCGTGTCCCTGGTCAAGGCGGCGGCCCGGCTGCGCGGCCGACCCGTCGGCCCCGTCCGCGCCCCGCTCACCGAGCCCTCGCCCGCCGACCTGGCCGACCTCGGAGCCCTCCTGGAAACCGGCCTCGACCTCGTGGGAGCCACCCTGTGA